The nucleotide sequence GGTGTCAGTGCAGCTCTTGGCCAACGTTAGCCTGCTTTTCTGTCTCATCTGGATTGTTGCGTAGTCTCAGCTTTGTTTCCACTTTCTGCTTCCATTCTTCCCTGAGcctgaaaacagaaacaaaatatacACAAATGGAGTGTTCCTCTCCATGACTTTTGGTTCAGGGAAGCTCCTGTCCCTTTTATTCTGAAGGTGTTTTAAGTatgcttgtgtgtgcatgtgtgtgtttgggctTGAAAAGGTATGCAGAGGACTtgcaaatttaaatatatacatatttgaaatCTCATTTCTATttgagccctggtggctcagatggtaaagcatctgcctacaatgtgggagacccgggttcaatccctgggttgggaagataccctggagaaggaaatggcaacccactccagtactcttgcctggaaaatcccacagacagaggagcctggtaggctacagtccatggggtcgcaaagagttggacatgactgagtgacttcactttctttctttctatttgagTACTATTTTAgtcttaatttctaaaatttccttTGAAAGTGCAATATCTTTAAAGTTTAAGAGGGGGGAAAAGCCCTGCCAATCTAGAATTGTTTACCCAGCAAAGCTATCTTTCAAAAACCAGAGGTGATATAAAGTTGTATTCATATGATTGCAAGGTTCTTACCCTCTACAGGAAATGATATATCACTTGAAGGCAGACTGTGATAAGTATATAAATCCTAAAGCAAACACTAGAATAACACAGAGAGATATAGCTAAAAAGCCAATAGAGGAGATAAAATGGCTAGCATACACATGCCCCATAGCCCCTGGCTACACAGTAGCTGTGGTCTTAGTGCACAGACAGCAACTGAACTGTTCCCTCTGTGGGAACAGACAAGCTGGCCTGTCCTTTCCTGTGGCCTGTAGGTGACTCCCTGCAGTCATCAAGAGGCTGTATGTGTGAGGGTGGTGAAGTGCCACTGTTTCCAGAGACAGCAACCCAGGTCTGCTCATATGAGTCACTGCTCTCCACTCGACTTGCTTGGCTAGAACAGGGTTGCATACCAGAGGGCCAAGAGCCTCCCAGAACCGTGCAGGACATCCTGTGTCATTATCCAAATGAGCACTGACCATTAACTGGTCATTGTCTCCTTTGTTTGATTGTTATTCATGGATACATCTGTTGACACACTCCACAAATTTAGTGTAACCCTCACACACTAGAAATGGTGACAGAGAGGAGAGATTTTTCTGGTTATAAAGATGAGAGCTGTGTACACTTGTTAACTTGGAAGAATTTCTTAAATTACTGCCCATAACCACAGATGGTGGCAGGACCACATTcagggaaaattaaaataattgcaaCTTCTAGGACTGGCATTTTTCTGGGGAAAttaattttgctttcaaaaaaCACACAAGCGAAGGTCATTATGATGTGTCTATGTAGGTTTATGAATTATAACAGAGTACCCTCTGGTGGGGCATGTTGCTGGTGGGAGAGGCTGTGTGGCggagttttgctgtgaacctaaaaccaCCCTAAAaatcaaagtttatttttaaaaattaataataaaaaagtagaCAAGGCACGTACTTTCTCAGTGCACTTCTTCCCAGGCGATGTTCTTCTGATTCTCGATAGTAAGTCTGTTTGCCAATTTCCCTTTCCCAGAAGCGTTTGAGCTCGTGACAGGTGTTCCGGCAGAAGACCTCCCGGCGGACGTACTGATTGTTCATCCCCTGAAAAAGTAAATATCGACTGAACCCCCACAGAACATGCTCCCTTGTACTCTGGAAGGTACAGACCTTGCTGTTTAACTCCCGAGGGAGACCTCAATCAGGCACAAAACCTCGTGATAGGGACACACTGGTTTATCTATGAGATCCAGGGATGTGACTGCAGAAGATCCCCGCTGAAGCATGtcacaagtgaagtgaaagtcgctcggtccaactctttgcgaccccatagactatagtccatggaattctccaggccagaatactggcgtgcgtagcctttcccttctccaggggatcttcccaacccagggatcaaacccaggtctcccacattgcaggaggattctttaacagctgagccacaagggaagccccaaaatactggagtgggtagcctagacCCTTCTCCAGCATCTGACAAATACCTCTGTCCTTCCTTCCACCTCACAAATGAATGACTTCTCAGCTTTTTATCAGCAGGAAGTATGAGCCAGGCATTTTATGCTATTGGTCCCTTTAGTTATCGTATCTCCATGAGTCAATATCCCCTTCCTCATTTTCTAGGAGAGACATTTGAGGAGTGATTAAATTTGCTCGAGGTCTCATGGCTGTAACAGGCAGAAGGCAGGCTGCACACCTCTGAACATTTTCAGGCTCTTTACTAAAGAGATGTGTCACAGAAAATAGTCCCAACATCTGACACAACAGAGCGAGCAGCTCGGTGTGCACgtgcatgtgtgtacatgcacatgtgtgtatatgcacacgtgtgtgtggaATCATACATGTCAGATACTCAATAATGCTCACTTTTTACATGAAGAGACCACTGCCCAACTCCCAGACCTCGGTGGGTCCAGCAGACAGGTCAAAACAGGGGCTGAGGGGTGAGAGTGGGTGTAGGGAAAGGAGTTAATGGGCAACTGAAAGTGTCCAGGGAGGCAGAGGCACGGGTGACGGAGGCATTCTGAAGAGGTCAACTCCACGTGGTGAACAAAAGTGAGGGGTGTCAGTGGAGCTGCCCAGGCCATGCCTGTGCAGACAGGCAACCAGAGAAAGAGGGTTGTGCAGGGCAACCCTGAGCAATGCTGGACAGAGTTTGAGTTGTTTGGGCACTAACATCCAAGGGAACTCCTGAAGGGGTGTGTGGATACTCGGTCTGGAATCAGCATGAAGTTCTGGATCACAGCTCTCCCAGAGGGACGGGCAAGGACCCTAGGGCAGGATGGAAGCGAGACAGGTTTGAAACCAGACGTTTACTCCAGACCTATCAGCTTGATGCACCTTCTCTTTGCCAATAATTCTCCAggtctcagtctcctcatctttaaaatttctCTGAAGATTAAATTTGATCATAAATGTAAAAGTGTTTTGCAGTTTATGAGTTCTGATCTAAATATACATAGCCTTTTGTAATTCTAAAACCTCAAATTGTACAGGATATAGGACAATAATTAGCAGTAAGTAATCATCACAACCTCCCCCCAACTTTTTTTATAGACATGAAATAATTatacttctcttttctttctgaatcAGTGTCTGTTGACCTTCACTGAACTTGGAGTCACTTGGGGAGCTTTACAAAAAATGGATGCCAGGGATTCCTCCTTAAGGAGTCTAATTTCATCAGCCTTGAAAATGTACTGGGTGTCAGGATTTTTACAAGTTCCTCCTGTGATTCTAACCTGCAAGTCAAGGTGAGAACTCAGTCTTTGATCCTGTCCTCTTGTCTGTTGGTCATGTCTGTGTCCAGAGCTGGCTCCAGGGAGGCTAAGGTAGTGAAGGCCGGGCCTAGGTATGTCTCAGCAACAGCTGTCTTTCAGGGTAGACACTATTTTGCAGGTAAGGAAGTTGAGTAGCAATCTGACCTTATCAGGGTCATATAGCTGGTAAGTGGGGCAGCTGTCATACTCAGGGGCCAGGCCCCATCCCCTGCCCCAATTGTTCCCTAAGAAGGAGGAGAGTGATTTTCTTATCTCCTGGAAATGCTCAGTGATCTCACAATTTCCTGGCGAAAGAGTAGAGATCCAACTGACTTTGCAGAAAGCTCCCAGAGCTTTTAGGAAATAAGATTATcctatgttttatttaaatatattaaagggTGTactggtgctcaataaatatttgttgaattgaataAATGCCTCCCACCTCCAAGTTATCTTTATCCTGAAGGTCTGGCCAGGAAGTGGCAGTGGTTCCTGTGGCAGTGCTTCAGGCATTGAGGGCCAGTCTGTGGGGCCAGTGAGGGGCACCCTGAGGTCACCTGGCCTGGCCTGAGGGCCTCAGGGTGCTTCCTAAGGGTAGGGACATGCAGGATGAGTGGGTAGGAGTGCCCAGGGTGTGGGAAGTGGACTCTGCAGAGACCTAGGGTGAGAGCCCTGCAGAAACATAGGGACAGAAGCAGATGGGGTGGGTGGCCTGGTAATGTTTTTGGGTTgtggaaatgttttatatcttgtTTCTCATCATGGTGACACAGCTGTATACAATGCTGAAACTTATCAAACTGTACACCTAAAGCAGGTGAATTTTATTACACTTAAGTTATGTCtcaataaatagagaaaaactgTCTTCTATCTTTGGACTAGAGATTCATCCAAGTTCCCCAGTTCTAACCTCCTTGGAGATTCAGCATCTCATTGTTAGGATTTAGCCCATCCCCTCACAGATAATACACATTTCCAGGAACATTTGTGTTTTCTCGCTTCTGAAATAAGGACAACTACTCTAGCTTGCAGAAAGGTGACAAGGAAGATATCAATAGTCAGAAAGTCCTTTGAAAATGTGGAAGATTGTCTTCAATGAATAAGTGACTATTCATCTGTATCTGTTCAACAGTGCCAACAATGCCATCCACCAGACtgcattcccaggtggcacagtggtaatctccctgccaatgcaggagatgtaagagatacagtttcaatccctgggtcaggaagatcccctggaggaggaaataaggcaacccattccaatattcttgcctgaaaaattccactaacagaggagcctggcaggccacaggtcttggggtcgcaaagagtcagatgtgactgagcgactgagcagatAGCACAAAGCATTCCTGTTGAGAGACTCAATAGTATTCCTTCCAGTCAATCACCACCAACTCAGAAAAGCCATAACTTCAATGACAATTATAAACTTTACCTCACAAAATTAATGCATGCTTAAAGAGAACAGCAGCATGTAACACCTTCATAGAATTCAGTTAAACAAAGTGTGTTGAATTTTTCACCATCCATGAGGCATCAGTACTGCCCCAGGGGCTGATTGATCTTAGTGAGTCAGCTGAGACAAAGGCACATTTGCCCATTGCTAACTGCTGTGCCAATCATTTAACTTCCCAAGTCTCTGGTTACTCAGAGTATTAAACCCACATTGAGGGATGTGAGAGTTATCTTCATAAGAATCCTATGACTCTCGGCTAGTTGTGGTTCACTGTGTCCCAGCTGACCAAGGAAACTCCAATACATACACATTGCTGAGCTTGGCAGCAGCAATGGAATGGACCAGCAGCAGGGCCTGCAGAGATGCAAAACCCACCAGCTCTGATAGGAGGAGCTGTGGTCCCACTGGGTGGAGTAGACCCTCACTacttttttctctgtcttctcagcatgctttattgactatgccaaagcctttgtgtggatcacaacaaactgtggaaaattcttaagagatgggagtagcagaccatctgacctgcctcctgagaaatctgtatgcaggtcaagaagcaacagttagaactggatgtggaacaaccaactgatttcaaatcaggaaaggtgtacgtcaaggctgtatattgtcaccgtgcttatttaacttatatgcagagtacgtcatgagaaatgctgggctggaggaagcacaagctggaatcaagattctcgggagaaatatcaacctcagatatgcagatgacaccacccttatggcagaaagtgaagaagaactaaagatcctcttgatgaaagtgaaagaggagagttggcttaaagctcaacattcagaaaactaagatcatggcatctggtcccatcacttcatggcaaatagatggggaaacagtggaaaaagtaagtaagtcagtcagtcagtcagtttagttgctcagtcatgtccaactctttgcgaccccatgaatcgcagcacgccaggcctccctgtccattaacaggctttatttttgggggctccaaaatcactgtagatggtgactgtaaccatgaaattaaaagacacttgctccttggaaggaaagttatgaccaacctagacagcatattaaaaagcagagacattactttgccaacaaaggtctgtctagtcaaagctatggtttttccagtagtcatgtatggatgtgagagttggactataaagaaagctgagcactgaagaattgatgcttttgaactgtggtgttgaagaagactcttaagagtcccttggactgcaaggagatccaaacagtccatcctaaa is from Bos taurus isolate L1 Dominette 01449 registration number 42190680 breed Hereford chromosome 22, ARS-UCD2.0, whole genome shotgun sequence and encodes:
- the FAM240A gene encoding protein FAM240A → MNNQYVRREVFCRNTCHELKRFWEREIGKQTYYRESEEHRLGRSALRKLREEWKQKVETKLRLRNNPDETEKQANVGQELH